The Candidatus Margulisiibacteriota bacterium genomic interval TATTAGATAGTAAAATTTTTGATTCTATTAGTTTTTATAGTAATTACAGAAAACCAACAGCTGGTCGCGCTTTTACTTTGGATTTAGCTAAGCTGGGCCTGTCAGCAGAAGATAGCCTAACAGCTACTGGGTATGGAAAACATGGTGTTCAGATAGAAGGAATTAAAACAATTTCAGAACAAAAAGCACACATGTTGGGCGCGATACATCAAACAGGTCTTAATGATTTTGTGCTTCTAGATATTGGCGGTCAGGATACAAAAATAGTTAAAGTTGTGAAGGGTAAGATGGTTGACGTATATATGAACGATAAATGTGGAGCCAGTTCAGGAAGATATTTAGAGAATATGGCGGGAGTTTTGAAAATAAGTTTAGAGGAGCTTTCTGGGCACTTTAAAGAACCACAGAGCTTAAATAATACCTGTGCTGTTTTTGGCGAATCAGAAGTTTTAAGCAAGATATTTGAAGGCGTTCCTGTGAATAATATTGCCGCTGGAGTCAATTATAGTGTATTTGAGAGAGTTTCAACTGTTTTGTCTACTATGGTTGATGCTTCACCAATAGTTTTCGTGGGAGGAGTATCCAAAAACAAGGCAATTTATGAATTTTTACAGTTAGAATATAAGGTAAAAATCATTATTCCTCAGTATGAACAGCTAAACGGGGCTATAGGTGCAGGAATTAGTGAAAAAGTTGTTGGGAATAAAGAAAATAAACTACGATAATTTTGTTGGAATTAAGGGAAGGATTAAAACAGTAAATTTGCAACCTTTATTGTTTGCCAATCGCAGACCAAGTCTTGTATAATGATATTTAGTTGAAACATCGAAGGGAGAATGGAAAATGAAAAAATTATTAATAGCAGTTATTATCTTAATGTCTACAATCATTTATGCTGAAGAGGTCAAAATGCCAAAGGTTTTTGAGCTAGATGGCTTTGAAGACGGAATAATTAGTGAAGAACCAGCTTGGTGGACCTTCGGGGATATTAACGCAATTCCTGTTAGCACTCAAATATATAAGGGCGACCCAATGCAAGCTTATTTAGGTAAATATTCCCTTTCACTGAAGGGTAGCACTAAAGATTGGTATGTTGGTGGACTAGGCACGTACGTGGGTATTGATGCTAGTAGATATACTCATTTGAAGATGTTTATTTATGGCAACGGTCCTAAAAGTGGTAAGTTAACTATCCAGCTTTATGACGATGACAATAAGAACTTTATTCTTGAGCAAGATGTAGAGAAAGATTATGAGCCT includes:
- a CDS encoding acyl-CoA dehydratase activase; translated protein: MNIGIDLGSRTVKVAYLGSQGQLLDSKIFDSISFYSNYRKPTAGRAFTLDLAKLGLSAEDSLTATGYGKHGVQIEGIKTISEQKAHMLGAIHQTGLNDFVLLDIGGQDTKIVKVVKGKMVDVYMNDKCGASSGRYLENMAGVLKISLEELSGHFKEPQSLNNTCAVFGESEVLSKIFEGVPVNNIAAGVNYSVFERVSTVLSTMVDASPIVFVGGVSKNKAIYEFLQLEYKVKIIIPQYEQLNGAIGAGISEKVVGNKENKLR